In one Corynebacterium bovis DSM 20582 = CIP 54.80 genomic region, the following are encoded:
- a CDS encoding condensation domain-containing protein → MTQDTAAAGGAPGIADILAGTPLQEGLLALHRTGEGSDPYHIQCVFRMDGPLDADLLRRSVVAAVDRHPNLRAAFVDRGVPHPVQVIPVSAPLDWEVVDAVPGAADPAVAAAEFRRPFDLSAPSPMRFRLLRRSATRHELIFTAHHIIIDGWSAPLFFREVMEIYEADGDASHLPAPAPYRAYIAWLAERSRDRSLARWRERLGEGTTPCHLSAAAASGDAASGDSSDRTGSTDRTPGPGHATVEAALGTAATRVLTDWCRAHRVTVSTATLFAWAVVLGVLTDRDDVVTGTVVSGRPPEVPGIGSMVGMFINTVPVRVRLRPGDDAASQVEALHRDVTEMREHEYVGLADIQRQAGQRDLFDTLVVYQNTPGGDDGVRTTSQGVRVTPLRTADSTHYPFTLVPAVVDGRLTVRGEYREDDAGRTGLPVRPERIVRAVTALLETLPLSDGTALARLGTGFGAGDGDGDGGDGDGGAGGGRTGATSPDATSPDATSPDAGTVTPVHGRLAALVAADPDAPAVCDGSTVLTRAGLWDRAGRVAARLRALGVRQGDRVGLSLPRGVGAVAGIVGCLRAGAVIVHTDVTAPADHRRGVLARAGVRAVLTGADAPDTTAVVADAGAGAPAAAPGDGVPEGAERVVVTPDGTLPPTATAPRTPPTPGDARPRTPDEPAYVIFTSGSTGAPKGVVGTHRGLAALVDAHRRLVLDRHSARLGRQLVVGHAWSLAFDASWQPLAALFAGHVVAVLDDAEMRDPRLYRAALARHRVDVIETSPTMLGQLERQGPGAGGDAGADLNPDPDAPAPWPGLEVLGLGGEAVDPAVWSRLAAAARPEAYNFYGPTETTVDAVSARLRDHPAPVIGHPLPGTAVMVLDRWLRPVPDGLPGELYITGPQVTQGYTGREDAARLTAAAFVAAPGGARAYRTGDIVVRRAGALAYLGRADDQVKVRGFRVEPAEVLAAVRSLEGVDDARVGVHRGPGGPRLVAAVVPRSAADREDPAGAAARWTAHLRGRVAAHLVPSAVVPVDGFPLTRNGKLDTAELTARAAALRGAGAAGASAAPDGPVERELADALGALTGTPVTDRDEDIRDLGVDSILLMQLCSDLVERGGPLARVTPRLVLAAPTVRGIAGTLASLDTAGGDAAGSGTGASGTTTPAPARPADAGDIPVTPVQEWLLRGGGWRRFCQWAPVTVPSGLTAADLRDRLGTLAADHGLLRATVLGASRGPVPGEGGRGAAGSRRRPRITVPALPDDPTDRADWIRAVGDAVLVTHPGHGGRPTPQVLGAVARQVIETVDPNSGHMLRAAWFPGDDGTGGLVVLVAHHLAVDGMSWRVILDDLARGTSLPETTPFRRWAGFIDDERSRRAGAPADPGRAGGGADAGGPEAAQGHPVDGGPAGAWERYLATGDRSALGSRRVDPAVDRAADAHADTTVASPEETSALLDIAASAGRAGTDAGERAERAGLREVLLAVLAGAVARWRGTRRLVVDLEGHGRDDDVLTRHGTVADDLSRTVGWFTTVTPLVLPDPAGPDPTGAAPTGAAPAGPPGHGSDPGEPGIIDRAREVARELTRRPGTPVEHSVDCGVCGHGVEVEVNYLGRLDMGAGSGGDTPADRRAAPAGEAPASGAWTVVTDEAVLEALPEMPEPDLPRTYAVEATFSVAPSPDGPRVTARFNLAAAVFGADDLAALTSAWRGELGRVVGEHRPR, encoded by the coding sequence ATGACCCAGGACACAGCCGCAGCCGGGGGAGCCCCGGGCATCGCCGACATCCTCGCGGGCACGCCGCTCCAGGAGGGGCTGCTGGCCCTGCACCGGACGGGCGAGGGGTCGGACCCGTACCACATCCAGTGCGTGTTCCGGATGGACGGACCGCTGGACGCCGACCTGCTGCGACGCAGCGTCGTCGCGGCGGTGGACCGGCACCCGAACCTCCGGGCGGCGTTCGTCGACCGGGGGGTGCCGCACCCGGTGCAGGTCATCCCGGTGTCGGCGCCGCTGGACTGGGAGGTCGTCGACGCCGTGCCGGGCGCCGCCGACCCGGCCGTGGCCGCCGCCGAGTTCCGCCGGCCCTTCGACCTCTCCGCGCCGTCCCCGATGCGCTTCCGGCTGCTGCGCCGCTCGGCGACGCGCCACGAGCTCATCTTCACCGCCCACCACATCATCATCGACGGCTGGTCGGCCCCGCTGTTCTTCCGCGAGGTCATGGAGATCTACGAGGCGGACGGGGACGCGTCCCACCTCCCGGCCCCGGCGCCGTACCGCGCGTACATCGCGTGGCTCGCGGAGCGGTCGCGGGACCGGTCGCTCGCCCGGTGGCGGGAGCGGCTGGGGGAGGGGACGACGCCGTGCCACCTCTCCGCCGCGGCGGCCTCGGGTGACGCGGCGTCGGGCGACTCCAGCGACCGCACCGGTTCCACCGACCGCACCCCCGGGCCGGGGCACGCGACCGTCGAGGCGGCGCTCGGGACCGCCGCGACGAGGGTGCTCACCGACTGGTGCCGCGCGCACCGCGTGACGGTGAGCACGGCGACGCTGTTCGCGTGGGCCGTCGTCCTCGGTGTGCTCACCGACCGCGACGACGTCGTCACCGGCACGGTGGTGTCCGGCCGGCCGCCGGAGGTGCCGGGGATCGGGTCGATGGTCGGGATGTTCATCAACACGGTCCCGGTGCGGGTGCGGTTGCGGCCGGGGGACGACGCCGCCTCCCAGGTCGAGGCGCTGCACCGTGATGTGACGGAGATGCGGGAGCACGAGTACGTCGGCCTCGCCGACATCCAGCGGCAGGCGGGTCAGCGGGACCTCTTCGACACGCTCGTCGTGTACCAGAACACGCCGGGTGGTGACGACGGTGTGCGGACGACCTCGCAGGGCGTCCGGGTGACACCGCTGCGGACGGCAGACTCGACGCACTACCCGTTCACCCTCGTGCCCGCCGTCGTCGACGGGCGGCTCACCGTGCGTGGGGAGTACCGGGAGGACGACGCGGGCCGGACCGGCCTGCCGGTCCGGCCGGAGCGGATCGTCCGCGCGGTGACCGCGCTGCTGGAGACGCTGCCGCTGTCCGACGGGACCGCCCTCGCGCGCCTCGGCACCGGCTTCGGTGCCGGTGACGGCGACGGCGACGGCGGTGACGGCGACGGCGGTGCGGGCGGGGGCCGGACCGGGGCCACGTCCCCCGACGCGACCAGCCCTGACGCGACCAGCCCCGACGCGGGCACCGTCACCCCGGTCCACGGGCGGCTCGCCGCGCTCGTCGCCGCGGACCCGGACGCCCCCGCCGTGTGCGACGGGTCGACGGTGCTCACCCGCGCCGGACTGTGGGACCGTGCGGGACGCGTCGCCGCCCGGCTCCGCGCGCTCGGCGTGCGGCAGGGCGACCGGGTGGGCCTCAGCCTCCCGCGCGGCGTCGGTGCCGTCGCGGGCATCGTGGGGTGTCTGCGCGCCGGGGCGGTCATCGTGCACACGGACGTCACCGCCCCCGCCGACCACCGCCGGGGTGTGCTCGCCCGCGCGGGCGTCCGCGCCGTGCTGACCGGCGCTGATGCGCCCGACACCACGGCCGTGGTCGCCGACGCCGGCGCTGGTGCGCCCGCCGCCGCGCCCGGCGACGGGGTCCCGGAGGGCGCGGAGCGGGTCGTCGTGACCCCGGACGGCACCCTGCCCCCCACCGCGACCGCACCCCGGACACCCCCGACACCCGGCGACGCCCGGCCGCGCACCCCGGACGAGCCCGCGTACGTCATCTTCACCAGCGGGTCGACGGGCGCGCCGAAGGGGGTGGTCGGCACGCACCGGGGGCTGGCGGCACTCGTCGACGCGCACCGGCGGCTCGTCCTCGACCGGCACAGCGCGCGGCTCGGGCGGCAGCTCGTCGTGGGGCACGCGTGGTCGCTGGCGTTCGACGCGTCGTGGCAGCCGCTCGCGGCGCTGTTCGCGGGGCATGTCGTCGCGGTGCTCGACGACGCCGAGATGCGCGACCCCCGGCTCTACCGCGCGGCGCTCGCTCGGCACCGGGTGGACGTCATCGAGACGTCGCCGACGATGCTCGGGCAGCTGGAGCGGCAGGGGCCCGGTGCCGGTGGGGACGCGGGTGCGGACCTGAACCCGGACCCGGACGCGCCCGCCCCCTGGCCCGGCCTGGAGGTCCTGGGCCTCGGCGGCGAGGCCGTCGACCCGGCGGTGTGGTCGCGCCTCGCCGCGGCGGCCCGTCCGGAGGCGTACAACTTCTACGGCCCCACGGAGACGACCGTCGACGCCGTGTCCGCCCGGCTCCGCGACCACCCCGCCCCCGTCATCGGCCACCCCCTTCCTGGCACAGCTGTGATGGTTCTGGACCGCTGGCTCCGACCCGTCCCGGACGGTCTTCCTGGCGAGCTCTACATCACCGGGCCGCAGGTCACACAGGGGTACACCGGCCGGGAGGACGCCGCGCGCCTCACCGCCGCGGCGTTCGTCGCCGCGCCCGGAGGAGCACGCGCGTACCGGACGGGGGACATCGTCGTCCGCCGCGCGGGAGCGCTCGCGTACCTCGGCCGCGCGGACGACCAGGTGAAGGTCCGCGGGTTCCGGGTCGAGCCCGCCGAGGTCCTCGCCGCCGTGCGGTCGCTGGAGGGGGTCGACGACGCCCGCGTCGGTGTCCACCGTGGCCCCGGGGGCCCGCGCCTCGTCGCCGCGGTCGTCCCGCGGTCCGCGGCGGACCGGGAGGACCCGGCGGGGGCGGCGGCCCGGTGGACCGCGCACCTGCGGGGGCGGGTGGCGGCGCACCTCGTGCCGTCGGCCGTCGTGCCGGTGGACGGGTTCCCGCTGACACGGAACGGGAAGCTGGACACGGCGGAGCTCACGGCGAGGGCCGCGGCGCTGCGCGGTGCGGGCGCGGCAGGCGCGTCCGCCGCCCCCGACGGCCCGGTGGAGCGCGAGCTCGCCGACGCCCTCGGCGCCCTCACCGGCACCCCGGTCACCGACCGGGACGAGGACATCCGCGACCTCGGCGTGGACAGCATCCTGCTCATGCAGTTGTGCTCCGACCTCGTGGAGCGCGGCGGCCCGCTGGCGCGCGTCACCCCGCGGCTGGTGCTCGCCGCCCCGACGGTGCGTGGGATCGCCGGGACGCTCGCGTCCCTGGACACGGCCGGTGGCGACGCCGCCGGGAGCGGCACCGGCGCATCCGGGACGACCACCCCCGCGCCCGCCCGTCCCGCCGACGCCGGCGACATCCCCGTCACCCCGGTGCAGGAGTGGCTGCTGCGCGGCGGCGGGTGGCGCCGGTTCTGCCAGTGGGCCCCGGTCACCGTCCCGTCGGGCCTCACCGCGGCGGACCTGCGTGACCGGCTGGGCACGCTCGCCGCCGACCACGGGCTGCTCCGCGCGACGGTCCTCGGCGCGTCCCGCGGACCCGTCCCCGGCGAGGGGGGACGTGGGGCCGCCGGGTCGCGGCGTCGACCCCGGATCACGGTTCCCGCCCTGCCGGACGACCCCACCGACCGGGCCGACTGGATCCGCGCCGTCGGCGACGCCGTCCTCGTGACACACCCCGGCCACGGCGGGCGGCCGACCCCGCAGGTGCTCGGCGCGGTCGCGCGGCAGGTCATCGAGACGGTGGACCCGAACTCCGGGCACATGCTCCGCGCCGCATGGTTCCCCGGCGACGACGGCACCGGTGGGCTGGTCGTGCTCGTGGCGCACCACCTGGCCGTCGACGGCATGTCGTGGCGGGTGATCCTCGACGACCTCGCGCGCGGCACGTCCCTGCCGGAGACGACGCCGTTCCGCCGGTGGGCGGGCTTCATCGACGACGAACGGTCCCGGCGGGCCGGCGCCCCCGCCGACCCCGGGCGCGCGGGCGGCGGTGCCGACGCCGGCGGTCCCGAGGCGGCGCAGGGCCACCCGGTGGACGGCGGGCCCGCGGGAGCGTGGGAGCGGTACCTCGCGACCGGCGACCGGTCCGCCCTGGGATCGCGGCGCGTCGACCCGGCGGTGGACCGGGCCGCGGACGCGCACGCCGACACCACCGTGGCGTCGCCGGAGGAGACCTCCGCGCTGCTTGACATCGCCGCCTCCGCCGGGCGCGCCGGCACGGATGCCGGTGAGCGGGCGGAGCGGGCGGGTCTGCGCGAGGTCCTGCTCGCCGTCCTCGCGGGGGCGGTGGCGCGGTGGCGTGGGACGCGTCGCCTCGTCGTCGACCTCGAGGGACACGGTCGCGACGACGACGTGCTCACCCGGCACGGCACGGTGGCCGACGACCTCTCCCGGACCGTCGGCTGGTTCACCACGGTCACGCCGCTGGTGCTGCCGGACCCGGCTGGCCCGGACCCGACCGGTGCCGCCCCGACCGGTGCCGCCCCGGCGGGACCCCCGGGTCATGGTTCTGACCCGGGTGAACCCGGGATCATCGACCGTGCCCGGGAGGTCGCCCGCGAACTCACGCGGCGGCCGGGCACTCCGGTCGAGCACTCCGTCGACTGCGGTGTGTGCGGGCACGGGGTGGAGGTCGAGGTCAACTACCTGGGCCGGTTGGACATGGGAGCGGGCTCCGGCGGCGACACCCCCGCCGACCGTCGCGCCGCGCCGGCCGGTGAGGCGCCGGCGTCGGGGGCGTGGACGGTCGTGACCGATGAGGCCGTTCTCGAGGCCCTGCCGGAGATGCCCGAACCTGACCTGCCCAGGACCTACGCCGTGGAGGCGACGTTCTCCGTCGCCCCGTCCCCGGACGGGCCGCGTGTCACGGCGCGGTTCAACCTCGCCGCGGCGGTGTTCGGCGCGGACGATCTCGCGGCGCTGACCTCCGCGTGGCGCGGGGAGCTGGGCCGGGTCGTCGGGGAGCACCGCCCGCGGTGA
- a CDS encoding 3-hydroxyacyl-CoA dehydrogenase NAD-binding domain-containing protein encodes MSTALIVGAGVIGLSWARLFAGAGWAVRVTDPRDDLADILAEAFPDAPTAGDGSVTGYADAAEAASAGAGVDFVQEAGPERVEIKQEIFRTLAAATAEGTVLASSSSSLLPSDIAEGNDAASRIIIGHPFNPPELMPLVEIVPSPATSDAAVARAVEVYRSLGRNPVPLRKEIRGFVGNRLQRVFNEQAAYLVQEGVVGPAELDEIVRTSLGLRWATIGPFEGQRLGGGPAGARHLLEHVGAAMDFDSGAPDPARMGEVVDAIEADYGADEESYRRLTAARDARTRAVLAALRSVDS; translated from the coding sequence ATGTCGACTGCACTCATCGTCGGCGCGGGCGTCATCGGCCTGTCCTGGGCGCGGCTCTTCGCCGGGGCCGGGTGGGCCGTGCGGGTCACCGACCCGCGCGACGACCTCGCGGACATCCTCGCGGAGGCGTTCCCCGACGCGCCGACCGCCGGTGACGGCTCCGTGACCGGGTACGCCGACGCCGCCGAGGCCGCGTCCGCCGGCGCGGGCGTCGACTTCGTCCAGGAGGCCGGGCCCGAGCGCGTCGAGATCAAGCAGGAGATCTTCCGCACCCTCGCGGCGGCCACCGCGGAGGGGACGGTCCTCGCCTCGTCGTCCTCGTCACTGTTGCCGTCGGACATCGCCGAGGGGAACGACGCCGCCTCCCGCATCATCATCGGCCACCCCTTCAACCCGCCGGAGCTCATGCCGCTCGTCGAGATCGTCCCCTCCCCGGCGACGTCCGACGCGGCGGTCGCGCGGGCCGTCGAGGTGTACCGGTCGCTCGGGCGGAACCCCGTGCCGCTGCGGAAGGAGATCCGCGGGTTCGTGGGCAACCGGCTCCAGCGGGTGTTCAACGAGCAGGCCGCGTACCTCGTCCAGGAGGGCGTGGTCGGGCCGGCGGAGCTCGACGAGATCGTGCGCACGTCGCTCGGACTGCGGTGGGCGACGATCGGCCCGTTCGAGGGGCAGCGCCTCGGCGGCGGCCCCGCAGGTGCCCGTCACCTGCTGGAGCACGTCGGCGCGGCGATGGACTTCGACAGCGGTGCACCCGACCCCGCCCGCATGGGTGAGGTCGTGGACGCCATCGAGGCCGACTACGGCGCCGACGAGGAGAGCTACCGGCGGCTCACCGCCGCGCGCGACGCCCGGACGCGGGCCGTCCTCGCCGCGCTGCGCTCCGTCGACAGCTGA
- a CDS encoding acyl-CoA dehydrogenase family protein encodes MNLELTDEEVQFRDDLRSIFREVPDDVRARSRAGQTTRDDIITTQRILNRHGVAVPHWPVAWGGQDWTELQHHIFTSELQRSGIPQPLAFNTSMVGPIIAEFGSDELKERFLAKTANLDIWWSQGFSEPEAGSDLASLKTTAVRDGDHYVVNGQKTWTTLGQYGEWMFLLARTDPKADKPQKGISFLLVDLDTPGIEHRPIRLIDGSVEVNEFFFTDVHIPAENLVGEENAGWTYAKFLLGNERNGIAQVGSNQRKYEHLVTVARERTVNGHPVIEDPSFRDRLLRAKLRITALEATQLRVTAASQDGKPSPASSLLKLEGTRLLQELIELEAEALGSDAAIITGTPATGGPDDGDPVAEYLNMRKLSIFGGTNEIQTGVIAKTILGL; translated from the coding sequence ATGAACCTCGAACTCACAGACGAAGAGGTGCAGTTCCGCGACGACCTGCGCTCGATCTTCCGGGAGGTGCCGGACGACGTCCGCGCCCGCTCCCGCGCCGGGCAGACCACCCGCGACGACATCATCACCACCCAGCGCATCCTCAACCGGCACGGCGTGGCCGTCCCCCACTGGCCCGTCGCGTGGGGCGGTCAGGACTGGACCGAGCTCCAGCACCACATCTTCACCTCCGAACTGCAGCGCTCCGGCATCCCCCAGCCCCTCGCGTTCAACACGAGCATGGTCGGGCCGATCATCGCCGAGTTCGGCAGCGACGAGCTCAAGGAACGCTTCCTCGCGAAGACCGCCAACCTCGACATCTGGTGGTCCCAGGGCTTCTCCGAGCCCGAGGCCGGCTCCGACCTCGCCTCGCTCAAGACCACCGCCGTGCGCGACGGCGACCACTACGTCGTCAACGGGCAGAAGACGTGGACCACCCTCGGCCAGTACGGCGAGTGGATGTTCCTCCTCGCCCGGACCGACCCGAAGGCCGACAAGCCGCAGAAGGGCATCTCCTTCCTCCTCGTCGACCTCGACACCCCCGGCATCGAGCACCGCCCGATCCGGCTCATCGACGGCTCCGTCGAGGTCAACGAGTTCTTCTTCACCGACGTGCACATCCCCGCCGAGAACCTCGTCGGCGAGGAGAACGCCGGCTGGACCTACGCGAAGTTCCTCCTCGGCAACGAGCGCAACGGCATCGCCCAGGTCGGCTCCAACCAGCGCAAGTACGAGCACCTCGTGACCGTCGCCCGCGAGCGGACCGTCAACGGGCACCCCGTCATCGAGGACCCGTCCTTCCGCGACCGGCTGCTCCGCGCGAAGCTCCGCATCACCGCCCTCGAGGCGACCCAGCTCCGCGTCACCGCGGCCAGCCAGGACGGCAAGCCCAGCCCGGCGTCGTCCCTGCTCAAGCTCGAGGGCACCCGGCTGCTCCAGGAGCTCATCGAGCTCGAGGCCGAGGCCCTCGGCAGCGACGCCGCGATCATCACCGGCACCCCCGCGACCGGCGGCCCCGACGACGGCGACCCCGTCGCCGAGTACCTCAACATGCGCAAACTCTCCATCTTCGGCGGCACCAACGAGATCCAGACCGGTGTCATCGCCAAGACCATTCTCGGACTGTGA
- a CDS encoding acyl-CoA dehydrogenase family protein codes for MDLGLNDEQTMLAETAKDVFGRAAGDPGHAPEDGLALRTDVWAAVAQLGLTGLTVPEEYDGAGAGVAEVYAAMSAAGAAAATEPLIDGAYVASWLIGDLGDDGQRSTWLPRIAGGEAVVPLAHAEPGRSWMQDRTTTVTDGALHGTKTAVPVADAASAFLVTAVEDGDFGVYLVEAGADGLTLDVHRAADWTRSALVTFDGTPAVRLGDGSGSGSGDRAAAALRAFRRATALGRIAETAYAVGLAETALSMTAEYLTVRKQFRVTLNKFQVLVHRAAQMYSDVELTRSMALWATAVAETAGGPVVGTASGDGSGDGDGGDSLDLLTSTADEAFAFVAGQARQIAEEAVQLHGGIGMTYEARISHVAAGLTAVTQAFGGVLETRSRVLASGSPESAPSALLHNELAQEA; via the coding sequence ATGGACCTCGGACTGAACGACGAACAGACAATGCTCGCGGAGACGGCCAAGGACGTCTTCGGCAGGGCGGCCGGCGACCCCGGCCACGCCCCGGAGGACGGACTCGCCCTGCGCACCGACGTGTGGGCCGCGGTGGCCCAACTCGGGCTCACCGGGCTCACCGTCCCGGAGGAGTACGACGGCGCCGGCGCCGGAGTCGCGGAGGTGTACGCGGCCATGAGCGCCGCCGGCGCCGCCGCGGCGACGGAACCGCTCATCGACGGCGCGTACGTCGCGTCCTGGCTGATCGGTGACCTCGGCGACGACGGGCAGCGCTCGACGTGGCTGCCGCGCATCGCCGGCGGGGAGGCCGTCGTGCCCCTCGCCCACGCCGAGCCCGGCCGGTCGTGGATGCAGGACCGCACCACCACCGTCACCGACGGCGCCCTCCACGGGACGAAGACCGCCGTGCCCGTCGCGGACGCGGCCTCGGCCTTCCTCGTCACCGCCGTCGAGGACGGGGACTTCGGTGTGTACCTCGTCGAGGCGGGGGCCGACGGCCTCACCCTCGACGTGCACCGGGCCGCCGACTGGACCCGGTCGGCTCTCGTGACCTTCGACGGCACGCCCGCCGTGCGGCTCGGGGACGGCTCCGGCTCCGGTTCCGGCGACCGGGCCGCCGCCGCGCTCCGCGCGTTCCGGCGGGCGACGGCCCTCGGCCGCATCGCGGAGACCGCGTACGCCGTGGGCCTCGCCGAGACGGCGCTGTCCATGACCGCGGAGTACCTCACGGTGCGCAAACAGTTCCGCGTGACGCTCAACAAGTTCCAGGTGCTCGTCCACCGGGCGGCGCAGATGTACTCCGACGTCGAGCTCACCCGCTCGATGGCCCTGTGGGCGACGGCCGTCGCCGAGACCGCGGGCGGGCCCGTCGTCGGCACCGCCTCCGGTGACGGCTCCGGTGACGGTGACGGCGGGGACTCCCTCGACCTGCTCACCTCCACCGCCGACGAGGCCTTCGCCTTCGTCGCCGGCCAGGCCCGGCAGATCGCCGAGGAGGCCGTCCAGCTCCACGGCGGCATCGGCATGACCTACGAGGCGCGCATCAGCCACGTCGCCGCCGGTCTCACGGCGGTCACGCAGGCGTTCGGCGGCGTCCTCGAGACGCGGTCGCGCGTGCTCGCGTCGGGCTCCCCGGAGTCCGCGCCGAGCGCCCTGCTCCACAACGAGCTCGCACAGGAGGCCTGA
- a CDS encoding LysR family transcriptional regulator, translating into MVDIPHLRCFIAAYDELSFTRAAASLYVSTSALSQRIKALERHLDRVLFDRSTHVIRPTTEARRLYPEALQIVQSFARLPEVVRDPGTGTRVRIAVPDVVGRGTRERLDRLTAGPDPRVAVKFIQMASLEMEGALLERSVDLALGRVPAVNPGVVEEWCTEEVLVIIADAEALPGDGPVSLADLEGFTLVGGPKHWRLWRDTDYRRLRRAGITLDTGLPQLDVGGMMIHLRHHRRFSVVPEDSDIVCAVDRDVFVVRPFPGVTGEMRVLRRREDDWVRPVARALGAP; encoded by the coding sequence GTGGTCGACATTCCTCACCTGCGGTGTTTCATCGCGGCGTACGACGAACTCAGCTTCACCCGGGCCGCGGCGTCGCTCTACGTCTCCACCTCCGCCCTCAGCCAGCGCATCAAGGCCCTCGAACGGCACCTCGACCGCGTGCTCTTCGACCGGTCGACGCACGTCATCCGCCCGACGACCGAGGCCCGGCGGCTCTACCCGGAGGCGCTGCAGATCGTCCAGTCCTTCGCCCGGCTCCCGGAGGTCGTCCGGGACCCGGGGACGGGGACGCGGGTGCGCATCGCGGTGCCGGACGTCGTCGGACGGGGGACGCGGGAGCGCCTCGACCGGCTGACCGCCGGGCCGGACCCGCGCGTGGCCGTAAAGTTCATCCAGATGGCCTCCCTGGAGATGGAGGGTGCGCTGCTGGAGCGCAGCGTCGACCTCGCCCTCGGCCGGGTCCCCGCGGTGAACCCCGGGGTGGTGGAGGAGTGGTGCACGGAGGAGGTGCTCGTCATCATCGCCGACGCGGAGGCGCTGCCCGGTGACGGGCCGGTGAGCCTCGCCGACCTGGAGGGGTTCACGCTGGTCGGCGGGCCGAAACACTGGCGGTTGTGGCGGGACACGGACTACCGGCGGCTGCGCCGGGCGGGGATCACCCTCGACACGGGGCTGCCGCAGCTCGACGTCGGCGGGATGATGATCCACCTCCGGCACCACCGGCGGTTCTCCGTCGTGCCGGAGGACTCGGACATCGTCTGCGCGGTCGACCGGGACGTGTTCGTCGTCCGGCCGTTCCCCGGCGTGACCGGGGAGATGCGCGTCCTGCGGCGGCGGGAGGACGACTGGGTGCGCCCCGTCGCCCGCGCCCTCGGCGCCCCCTGA
- a CDS encoding CaiB/BaiF CoA transferase family protein produces the protein MNSSETSDAEGTPSERTPGHRATTDTPATPAGFGSAQLALGGDPTGPLAGVTVVDLSTVVMAPFATQVLGDLGADVIRIEPPFDTARFSPANVGRHPGMGPLYLQVNRNKRSVALNLKKEDDLAHLMDLLESADVFVTNMRGRALTRLGIGYEQIKDRFPGLVYAHGQGFNQRSASANRPAYDEVIQAETGDVDLQRRSVGSLTYMPTFIADKTSSLWLALGVVSALYERRATGLGQHVEIPMADVMIHMNSVEHLSGQVFSPAQDTEIGNPLSLNRIHSAFETADGEAVAAVPYTYADIKLLLTATGDELADDPCWDGDRIDSAAFTRGMDRILATSTRLTLDEWETYLQDNDFPYAVVRDIDGLPDSPYVREMDLMPEVDHPTEGRMRTVANPIGMSRTPVNIRRLPEPAGASTDEVLAAVAASGGTGTTGTTGTPGD, from the coding sequence ATGAACAGCAGTGAGACTTCGGACGCGGAGGGCACCCCCTCCGAACGCACACCCGGACACCGGGCCACCACGGACACGCCGGCGACCCCGGCGGGATTCGGCTCCGCGCAGCTCGCCCTCGGCGGCGACCCCACCGGCCCCCTCGCCGGGGTGACGGTCGTCGACCTCTCCACGGTCGTCATGGCCCCCTTCGCCACCCAGGTCCTCGGCGACCTCGGCGCGGACGTCATCCGCATCGAACCGCCGTTCGACACCGCCCGGTTCTCCCCGGCGAACGTCGGCCGGCACCCGGGGATGGGACCCCTCTACCTCCAGGTCAACCGGAACAAGCGCAGCGTCGCCCTCAACCTCAAGAAGGAGGACGACCTCGCCCACCTCATGGACCTCCTGGAGTCCGCGGACGTCTTCGTGACGAACATGCGCGGCCGGGCACTCACCCGCCTCGGCATCGGGTACGAGCAGATCAAGGACCGGTTCCCCGGGCTCGTCTACGCCCACGGGCAGGGCTTCAACCAGCGCTCCGCCTCCGCGAACCGGCCCGCGTACGACGAGGTCATCCAGGCGGAGACCGGCGACGTCGACCTCCAGCGCCGCTCCGTCGGCTCCCTCACGTACATGCCGACGTTCATCGCGGACAAGACCTCCTCGCTGTGGCTCGCCCTCGGCGTCGTGTCCGCCCTCTACGAGCGGCGCGCCACCGGCCTCGGCCAGCACGTCGAGATCCCCATGGCCGACGTCATGATCCACATGAACTCCGTCGAACACCTCTCCGGCCAGGTCTTCAGCCCGGCCCAGGACACGGAGATCGGCAACCCCCTCAGCCTCAACCGGATCCACTCCGCGTTCGAGACCGCCGACGGCGAGGCCGTCGCCGCCGTGCCCTACACCTACGCCGACATCAAGCTCCTCCTCACCGCCACCGGCGACGAACTCGCCGACGACCCGTGCTGGGACGGCGACCGCATCGACTCCGCGGCCTTCACCCGGGGCATGGACCGGATCCTCGCCACGTCGACCCGCCTCACCCTCGACGAGTGGGAGACGTACCTGCAGGACAACGACTTCCCGTACGCCGTCGTCCGCGACATCGACGGGCTGCCCGACTCCCCGTACGTCCGCGAGATGGACCTCATGCCCGAGGTCGACCACCCCACCGAGGGGCGGATGCGCACGGTGGCCAACCCCATCGGCATGTCCCGCACCCCCGTGAACATCCGCCGCCTCCCCGAGCCGGCGGGCGCCTCGACCGACGAGGTCCTCGCCGCCGTCGCGGCATCCGGCGGCACCGGCACCACCGGCACCACCGGCACCCCGGGCGACTGA